From the Alloalcanivorax dieselolei B5 genome, one window contains:
- a CDS encoding protein AmpE produces the protein MKLLVLLLVLALRRRDGGWPGVLARPDRHQRCLATLSPVRHGIPGWWLSVALPAILAALLFDWLAGGWGNLLVLVLGTALMLWLVGVESEFRLVDELLVCGRLNDGEALRERAEQALPITGEAGSPDWFRQLESGFLERVFVLFAALFWLMTLGFGAVVLFVLNRAWLQRHREHSDWSQSLDAALRWIPARLTVLALALAGQFGAVTRAAAGKLWRLDDSRELLNDTAQAAEPVEEIAEKSTEEPLAAGMDRLEALHGVLLRALAVWLIFAALWSLLA, from the coding sequence ATGAAACTGCTCGTCTTGCTTTTGGTTCTGGCTTTGCGTCGTCGCGATGGCGGTTGGCCCGGGGTGCTGGCCCGGCCGGATCGGCACCAGCGCTGCCTCGCCACCTTGTCGCCGGTGCGCCACGGTATTCCGGGCTGGTGGCTGAGCGTGGCCCTGCCGGCGATCCTGGCGGCATTGCTGTTCGATTGGCTGGCCGGCGGCTGGGGCAACCTGCTGGTGCTGGTATTGGGGACCGCCCTGATGCTGTGGCTGGTCGGCGTGGAAAGCGAATTCCGACTGGTGGATGAACTGCTGGTGTGCGGACGCTTGAACGACGGCGAAGCGCTGCGGGAGCGAGCCGAACAGGCGCTGCCGATCACCGGCGAAGCCGGTTCCCCGGACTGGTTCCGACAGTTGGAAAGTGGCTTCCTGGAACGGGTCTTTGTCTTGTTCGCCGCGTTGTTCTGGCTGATGACGCTGGGGTTCGGCGCGGTGGTGCTGTTCGTGCTTAACCGGGCCTGGTTGCAGCGTCACCGCGAACACAGTGACTGGTCACAGAGTCTGGACGCGGCGCTGCGCTGGATTCCGGCGCGCCTGACGGTGCTGGCGCTGGCACTGGCGGGACAGTTCGGCGCGGTGACGCGAGCGGCGGCGGGTAAACTCTGGCGCCTGGACGACAGCCGCGAACTGCTCAACGATACCGCCCAGGCGGCGGAACCGGTGGAGGAAATCGCCGAGAAGAGCACCGAGGAGCCGCTGGCGGCGGGAATGGATCGTCTGGAGGCACTGCACGGGGTGCTGCTGCGCGCCCTGGCGGTATGGCTGATCTTCGCCGCGCTCTGGAGCCTGCTGGCCTGA
- the ampD gene encoding 1,6-anhydro-N-acetylmuramyl-L-alanine amidase AmpD — MSVSPSLTPTCTVQRHWVEQARKVPSPNFNARPDPDDIGLIVLHNISLPPGQFGGPHIEALFQNRLDHEAHPYFEGLRDLRVSAHFLIRRDGELVQFVACDQRAWHAGASSWRGRDNCNDYALGIELEGCDDQAFDERQYAALKPLLAALIRHYPRLSRDTITGHEHIAPGRKTDPGPCFDWARIGAWQ, encoded by the coding sequence GTGTCCGTATCACCGTCGTTGACGCCGACCTGTACCGTGCAGCGGCACTGGGTGGAGCAGGCCCGCAAGGTGCCCTCGCCGAATTTCAATGCCCGTCCCGATCCGGACGACATCGGGCTTATCGTTCTGCACAACATCAGTCTGCCACCGGGCCAGTTTGGCGGCCCGCACATCGAAGCGCTGTTCCAGAACCGCCTTGACCATGAGGCTCACCCCTATTTCGAGGGGTTGAGAGATCTGCGGGTGTCCGCCCATTTCCTGATTCGCCGTGACGGAGAGCTGGTTCAGTTCGTCGCCTGTGACCAGCGTGCCTGGCATGCCGGCGCCTCGTCCTGGCGCGGGCGGGACAACTGCAACGATTATGCGCTCGGCATCGAGCTGGAAGGATGCGATGATCAAGCCTTTGATGAACGTCAATACGCGGCGTTAAAGCCGTTGCTGGCGGCTCTGATCCGCCATTATCCTCGATTGAGCCGCGATACCATCACCGGCCATGAGCACATCGCTCCGGGCCGTAAAACCGATCCGGGGCCCTGTTTTGACTGGGCGCGGATCGGTGCCTGGCAATGA
- a CDS encoding DUF1631 domain-containing protein — translation MTNVTHIGTASGRRAGTAPAEPLPRPLEQVRECTRERALALLAGMLDGADDMLFNMAEAETDRERDRYFDAMRELRLQRRALETGFHDGIVALFNEIGRESKPVPDTPAPAPGIESLTLVQNDELEISVALDNLARRARNGCEEALALLGHRLEYLFEGKVAISEKNNPLEPRQLAACFADCVLRLSLDIRARLIVLKLFERVVMDEAPALVEQANRTLVQTGVLSELASAPVARRPARRSGGTESRRIDDNQTSDTDLGQLGELLALLRGPAKAVPEASPEPFDLSGLATLLDGVAHRDGAPITLDQPVQAVSRDDLMQVLSRLQRHGQGQPGRGERQGLRESLARELDQQRDQQQDAPVVHALEQADDDLINLVAMLFDFILDDESLPADVKALIGRLQIPLLKVAINDNGFFGDDGHPARALLNTLARAGAQWDPQQGTGDELYQRIRRAVYTVIDHYDEDQSLFTQLQAEFDEYFSEQDTRARRLAQRLRESEEGRARAEQAMTRARVHLDQRLAGRALPEALIRLLRQGWQQVLYLTLLREGEDSEAWRRQSKIADALIWCLLPHATEADQHKARQMAPKLRVAVAQGLAAIQHDEVESQALVRGLALAQEAMFRGQAPRRVKVKAAPEDVVASPLPEDDALLVRARALRPGQWVEIGAGDEARRARLAANIREGAKLVFINRRGIKVEEFDAATLAVAMRDGTVKLIDEGALFDRALEAVIGDLRRRQGR, via the coding sequence ATGACCAACGTCACGCACATCGGTACCGCCTCGGGTCGCCGCGCCGGCACCGCCCCCGCCGAGCCCTTGCCACGCCCGCTGGAACAGGTTCGTGAGTGCACCCGGGAGCGGGCTCTGGCGCTGCTGGCGGGCATGCTCGACGGCGCCGACGACATGCTGTTCAACATGGCGGAAGCCGAAACCGACCGTGAGCGGGACCGTTACTTCGACGCCATGCGTGAACTCCGCCTGCAAAGGCGGGCGCTGGAAACCGGCTTTCATGACGGCATCGTTGCCCTGTTCAATGAGATCGGCCGGGAAAGCAAGCCGGTTCCGGACACGCCCGCCCCCGCCCCCGGCATCGAGTCGCTGACGCTGGTGCAGAATGACGAGCTGGAAATCTCGGTGGCGTTGGATAACCTGGCGCGCCGGGCCCGCAACGGCTGTGAGGAGGCTCTGGCCCTGCTGGGTCACCGCCTGGAGTATCTGTTCGAGGGCAAGGTGGCAATCAGCGAGAAAAACAATCCGCTGGAGCCTCGCCAACTGGCCGCCTGCTTTGCCGACTGCGTATTGCGTTTGTCGCTGGATATCCGCGCCCGCCTGATCGTGTTGAAGCTGTTCGAGCGGGTGGTCATGGATGAGGCGCCGGCCCTGGTGGAGCAGGCCAACCGCACTCTGGTGCAAACCGGCGTGTTGTCGGAACTGGCCAGCGCACCGGTAGCGCGGCGTCCGGCCCGGCGCTCCGGCGGCACCGAATCGCGGCGGATCGATGATAACCAAACCTCCGACACCGACCTCGGCCAACTGGGCGAGTTGCTGGCCTTGCTGCGGGGGCCGGCCAAGGCGGTACCGGAGGCGTCACCGGAACCGTTTGACCTGTCCGGCCTGGCCACCCTGCTGGACGGCGTGGCGCATCGGGATGGCGCGCCGATCACCCTGGATCAACCAGTGCAGGCGGTCAGCCGCGACGATCTGATGCAGGTGTTGTCGCGCCTTCAGCGTCATGGCCAGGGGCAACCCGGGCGGGGAGAACGTCAGGGGCTGCGCGAGTCTCTGGCCCGGGAACTGGACCAACAGCGGGACCAGCAGCAGGATGCCCCGGTGGTGCATGCCCTGGAGCAGGCCGATGATGACCTCATCAATCTGGTGGCCATGCTGTTTGACTTCATCCTGGATGACGAATCGCTGCCCGCTGACGTCAAGGCGTTGATCGGACGGTTGCAGATTCCATTGTTGAAAGTGGCGATCAACGACAACGGTTTTTTCGGTGACGACGGCCATCCGGCCCGGGCGTTGCTCAACACCCTGGCCCGGGCTGGTGCTCAGTGGGATCCGCAGCAAGGTACCGGTGACGAGCTGTATCAGCGTATCCGCAGGGCGGTGTACACGGTCATCGACCACTACGACGAAGACCAGAGCCTGTTCACCCAACTGCAGGCGGAATTCGACGAGTATTTCAGTGAGCAGGACACCCGTGCCCGTCGTCTGGCTCAGCGTTTGCGCGAAAGCGAGGAAGGGCGTGCCCGGGCCGAGCAGGCCATGACGCGGGCGCGGGTGCACCTGGACCAGCGGCTGGCGGGCCGGGCCTTGCCGGAGGCGCTGATCCGCCTGTTGCGTCAGGGCTGGCAACAGGTGCTGTACCTGACCCTGCTGCGTGAAGGAGAAGACAGCGAAGCCTGGCGCCGGCAAAGCAAGATCGCCGATGCGCTGATCTGGTGTCTGCTGCCCCACGCGACGGAAGCCGATCAGCATAAGGCCCGCCAGATGGCGCCCAAACTGAGGGTGGCGGTGGCTCAAGGGCTGGCGGCGATACAGCACGACGAGGTGGAAAGTCAGGCGCTGGTGCGTGGCCTGGCCCTGGCCCAGGAGGCGATGTTCCGGGGGCAGGCGCCGCGGCGGGTGAAAGTGAAAGCGGCGCCGGAGGACGTGGTCGCCTCACCCTTGCCGGAGGACGACGCCTTGCTGGTGCGGGCGCGGGCGCTGCGACCCGGTCAGTGGGTGGAAATCGGAGCCGGCGACGAGGCCCGTCGCGCGCGGCTGGCGGCCAACATCCGCGAGGGCGCCAAACTGGTGTTCATTAACCGCCGGGGCATCAAGGTGGAGGAGTTCGACGCCGCCACGCTGGCCGTTGCCATGCGGGACGGCACTGTTAAACTCATCGATGAGGGAGCGCTGTTCGACCGGGCCCTGGAAGCGGTGATCGGCGATCTGCGCCGGCGGCAAGGCCGCTGA
- a CDS encoding alanine/glycine:cation symporter family protein, whose product METIIDRTEAVRDLMWGWPALILIAGTGIYLSLRLGFLPIRRLGFGFRQMFRPSPGQGTIGSNAALATALSATIGTGNIVGVATAIASGGPGALVWMWLIALVGMATKYAEAVLAVHYREQDHHGQYVGGPMYYIRKGMGSRWAWLAVLFAFFGMCAGFGIGNTTQTHSVADGLHTSFGVPTWTTGLVLMAMVGLVVLGGIKRIARVATFVVPFMALAYLLTGLAVLVDHAAALPAAIALCFDSAFSGTAAAGGFAGAVIKEAIQYGIARGIFSNEAGLGSAPIAHASANTDHPARQGSVAMLGTFIDTIVVCSVTGLAIVASGAWTSGEKGAPLSALAFSSTFGTYGEIVVTCGLAIFAFTTLLGWSLYSERCTQYLFGDRALVPFRWVWVLVVPVGAMMDLGLVWPIADIMNILMAVPNLIALLFLAPVVVRLSKEFFDQQ is encoded by the coding sequence ATGGAAACCATCATTGATCGCACCGAGGCCGTCCGCGACCTCATGTGGGGCTGGCCGGCCCTGATATTGATCGCCGGCACCGGTATTTATCTGAGTCTGCGCCTGGGATTCTTGCCCATCCGGCGTCTGGGATTCGGCTTTCGGCAGATGTTCCGCCCCTCCCCGGGCCAGGGCACCATCGGCTCCAACGCCGCTCTGGCCACGGCGCTGTCGGCCACCATCGGCACCGGTAACATCGTCGGTGTGGCCACCGCCATCGCTTCCGGCGGCCCCGGCGCGCTGGTGTGGATGTGGCTGATCGCCCTGGTCGGCATGGCCACCAAATACGCCGAGGCGGTACTGGCGGTGCATTACCGGGAACAGGATCATCACGGGCAATACGTGGGCGGCCCGATGTACTACATCCGCAAGGGCATGGGGTCGCGCTGGGCCTGGCTGGCGGTGCTGTTCGCCTTCTTCGGCATGTGCGCCGGTTTCGGCATCGGCAACACCACGCAGACGCATTCGGTGGCCGATGGTCTCCACACCAGTTTTGGCGTACCCACCTGGACCACCGGGCTGGTGCTGATGGCCATGGTCGGTCTGGTGGTACTGGGCGGCATCAAGCGTATCGCCCGGGTGGCCACCTTCGTGGTGCCCTTCATGGCCCTGGCGTATCTGCTCACCGGCCTGGCGGTACTGGTGGATCACGCCGCCGCCCTGCCCGCCGCCATTGCTCTGTGCTTCGACAGCGCGTTCAGCGGCACCGCCGCCGCGGGCGGCTTCGCCGGCGCCGTGATCAAGGAGGCGATCCAATATGGTATCGCCCGGGGCATTTTCTCCAACGAGGCCGGCCTGGGCAGCGCGCCCATCGCCCATGCGTCCGCCAACACCGACCACCCCGCCCGCCAGGGCAGTGTCGCCATGCTCGGCACCTTTATCGACACCATCGTGGTATGCTCCGTCACCGGTCTGGCCATCGTCGCCAGTGGTGCCTGGACCAGCGGTGAAAAGGGCGCGCCCCTGTCCGCCCTGGCCTTTTCCAGCACTTTTGGCACCTATGGCGAAATCGTGGTGACCTGTGGTCTGGCCATCTTCGCGTTCACCACCCTGCTGGGCTGGAGCCTGTACAGCGAACGTTGTACCCAGTATTTGTTCGGCGACCGCGCATTGGTGCCGTTTCGCTGGGTCTGGGTGCTGGTGGTACCAGTGGGCGCGATGATGGACCTGGGCCTGGTCTGGCCGATAGCCGATATCATGAACATTCTGATGGCGGTCCCTAACCTGATCGCTCTGTTATTCCTGGCCCCCGTGGTGGTGCGCCTCAGCAAAGAGTTTTTCGATCAACAATGA
- the nadC gene encoding carboxylating nicotinate-nucleotide diphosphorylase, translated as MTTRSLPDYARADIARVVAFALQEDIGDGDITAQLIPESAQAQATILTREDAVMCGAPWAEEVFRQLGGVDVRWHAGEGERLAAGTVFCTLSGNTRRILTGERTALNFLQTLMATATSARRYADAVAGTRVTVLDTRKTLPGLRAAQKYAVLCGGCENHRLGLYDAFLIKENHITACGSITAAIEQARRVAADKKIIIEVENLDELREAAALTPDQIMLDNFTPEMLAEAMSLAPHSALEISGNRTLDDVAALPDSRPLYLSSGALTKHCQAVDLSLRLQGTA; from the coding sequence ATGACGACCCGATCCCTGCCCGACTACGCCCGCGCCGATATCGCGCGGGTCGTGGCTTTCGCTTTGCAAGAAGACATCGGCGACGGTGATATCACCGCGCAGCTGATCCCCGAGTCCGCACAGGCGCAAGCCACCATTCTGACCCGCGAGGACGCGGTCATGTGCGGCGCGCCCTGGGCCGAGGAAGTATTCCGCCAATTGGGCGGCGTGGACGTGCGATGGCACGCCGGGGAAGGCGAGCGGCTGGCCGCCGGCACCGTGTTCTGCACGCTCAGCGGTAATACCCGCCGCATCCTCACCGGCGAACGGACCGCGCTGAATTTCCTGCAGACATTGATGGCCACCGCCACCAGCGCGCGGCGCTATGCCGACGCCGTGGCCGGCACCAGAGTCACCGTGCTGGACACCCGCAAGACCCTGCCGGGCCTGCGCGCGGCACAGAAATACGCGGTGCTGTGCGGTGGCTGCGAGAACCATCGCCTGGGCTTGTACGACGCCTTCCTGATCAAGGAAAACCACATTACCGCCTGCGGTTCGATCACCGCCGCCATCGAGCAGGCCCGCCGTGTCGCCGCCGACAAGAAAATCATCATCGAGGTGGAGAACCTGGATGAGCTGCGGGAAGCGGCGGCGCTGACTCCGGATCAGATCATGCTCGACAATTTCACCCCGGAGATGCTGGCCGAGGCCATGTCGTTGGCACCGCACAGCGCCCTGGAGATCTCCGGCAACCGCACTCTGGATGATGTCGCCGCCTTGCCGGACAGCCGCCCGCTTTACCTTTCCTCCGGCGCCCTGACCAAGCACTGTCAGGCCGTGGACTTGTCGCTGCGCCTGCAAGGGACAGCCTGA
- a CDS encoding glycine zipper family protein: MRAMIILGTAGLLLMTGCTSTKRIVVDPQGVDQAQYQQDLAECGQVADQVSTGRDAAEGAVGGAVIGGILGAIFGDSGTAGRMAGGGAVLGGAGKAGDAQQEKSQVMRNCMRGRGYRVLN, translated from the coding sequence ATGCGTGCAATGATCATCCTCGGTACCGCAGGACTGTTGCTGATGACCGGCTGCACCTCGACCAAACGGATCGTGGTGGACCCGCAGGGCGTGGATCAGGCTCAGTATCAGCAGGATCTGGCCGAATGCGGGCAGGTCGCGGATCAGGTTTCCACTGGCCGGGACGCCGCCGAGGGTGCCGTCGGCGGCGCGGTGATTGGCGGCATTCTCGGCGCTATCTTCGGTGATTCCGGCACCGCTGGTCGCATGGCTGGCGGCGGCGCGGTACTTGGCGGCGCCGGCAAGGCCGGGGACGCCCAACAGGAAAAGTCCCAGGTTATGAGAAACTGCATGCGCGGACGCGGCTACCGGGTTCTCAACTGA
- a CDS encoding TAXI family TRAP transporter solute-binding subunit, which translates to MTPRTLILAATLGLSGALLAGCSDEPQDAPQSGSGSDGATSEQTQTSDSKPVNLIFGTGGTSGSYYPIGGALKPIFEASDQIGGVQVVSTGASVQNIQNIQDGLNQIAIVMSDVAYDAVNGNNQFAGNQADITTLAGLYPNVVQIVATADSGIDSVDDLAGKRVGVGKVGSGVEQSAKIVLEATGLSYDDLARVSHTGYADSVTEMSNGNLDAAFFTSGVPNSSITGLMQSNDVTFVPVTGEVADKLLEAYPYYETYTIPAGKPERYNLDAEVTTVAIRNILIVPAAMDDKVAEELTRRFDDYLHSGKVSVGALKDIDPETMDQHLVVPLHPGAKSYYDGRNGGGE; encoded by the coding sequence ATGACACCTCGTACTTTGATCCTTGCCGCCACGCTGGGGTTGTCCGGCGCCCTGCTCGCGGGTTGCAGCGACGAGCCCCAGGACGCGCCACAGAGCGGAAGCGGCAGCGATGGCGCGACTTCCGAACAAACCCAGACCAGCGACAGCAAACCGGTGAATCTGATCTTTGGTACCGGCGGGACTTCCGGTTCCTACTATCCCATCGGCGGCGCGCTGAAACCCATCTTCGAGGCCAGTGACCAGATCGGCGGGGTACAGGTGGTCTCCACCGGGGCCTCGGTACAGAATATTCAGAACATTCAGGATGGCCTCAACCAGATCGCCATCGTCATGAGCGACGTGGCCTACGACGCGGTCAACGGCAACAATCAGTTCGCAGGCAACCAGGCCGACATCACCACCCTGGCGGGGCTCTACCCCAACGTGGTACAGATCGTCGCCACCGCGGACAGCGGTATCGACAGCGTCGACGATCTGGCCGGCAAGCGGGTCGGCGTGGGCAAGGTCGGTTCCGGCGTCGAACAGAGCGCCAAGATCGTGCTGGAAGCCACCGGCCTCAGCTACGATGATCTGGCCCGGGTCAGCCACACCGGCTACGCCGACAGCGTGACGGAAATGAGCAACGGCAACCTGGACGCGGCCTTCTTCACCTCCGGCGTTCCCAATTCCAGCATTACCGGGCTGATGCAGAGCAACGATGTGACGTTCGTGCCGGTCACCGGCGAGGTCGCCGACAAGTTGCTCGAAGCCTATCCCTACTATGAGACGTACACCATTCCCGCCGGTAAACCCGAACGCTACAACCTGGACGCCGAGGTCACCACGGTGGCGATTCGCAACATCCTGATCGTTCCCGCCGCCATGGACGACAAGGTGGCGGAGGAATTGACCCGGCGTTTCGACGACTATCTGCACTCCGGCAAGGTGTCGGTTGGCGCCCTCAAGGACATTGATCCGGAAACCATGGACCAGCATCTGGTGGTTCCCCTGCATCCCGGCGCCAAGAGCTATTACGATGGCCGCAACGGCGGCGGCGAATAA
- a CDS encoding DUF1850 domain-containing protein has product MVARTGTRRRRRLAAVLIIAAVLAALLWPRFWLVIQEGKALRYAFPAASGSDFVLRWTHSVEKEDWEERFQIQTNGSLMLVETRFKTFGAGVPAAMGRETRLEQGWVVMSGIHRPVDPLHVQAADAEHYRLRFQGRTLDLTHPGVPPILTFTTREAPLLTMLPARFATWWRQWRAP; this is encoded by the coding sequence GTGGTAGCGAGGACCGGAACCCGGCGCCGCCGGCGGTTGGCGGCGGTTCTGATCATAGCGGCGGTTCTCGCGGCACTGCTTTGGCCGCGATTCTGGCTGGTGATTCAGGAAGGCAAGGCACTGCGTTACGCCTTCCCCGCCGCCTCCGGTTCTGACTTCGTACTGCGCTGGACGCACTCGGTGGAAAAAGAAGACTGGGAAGAACGGTTCCAGATTCAGACGAATGGCAGCCTGATGCTGGTGGAGACCCGGTTCAAGACCTTCGGTGCCGGTGTCCCCGCCGCCATGGGCCGCGAAACCCGTCTGGAACAGGGCTGGGTGGTCATGAGCGGCATCCACCGCCCGGTGGATCCGCTGCATGTCCAGGCCGCCGACGCTGAACACTACCGACTACGCTTCCAAGGGAGGACACTGGATCTGACGCATCCCGGTGTCCCGCCGATTCTGACATTCACGACTCGGGAAGCCCCGTTGTTGACGATGCTGCCCGCCCGGTTCGCAACCTGGTGGCGGCAGTGGAGAGCGCCATGA
- a CDS encoding TRAP transporter permease, with amino-acid sequence MNPSASSPSSRPPEPEAVETDPAIKEALEKYDRESLVRDALPRWLLAFITVVCVLLASFHLYTSFSGPLVDIAQRSIHLYVLLALAFILYPITKKGARNRVPWFDAILVIVAFAIGIYMLVVTDRVITSGGRINHVDMAVGAVAILLVLDATRRVTGWGLPILASLFLVYGFYAKLSFYPQINEAILLATGRQIMSHLVFITEGLLGTAIAVSASYIILFILFGAFLVKSGLGQLFNDLALAVAGHTRGGPAKVAVLASGFLGSINGSAIANVVTTGAFTIPLMKRTGYKPNFAGAVEASASVGGQILPPIMGAAAFIMAEVLSVPYTQVIMAGIIPALLFYLGVLFQVHLRAMRNGLEGIPRSQLTPIKEVMLKRGHLLVPMAVLMWLLFEGRAPFFAAFWSIAATVLICGTRRVTIGAMILLTLLIFEPQLRALILGHSIPSMPTSRLTLFAVIAIPVLINAVRARLGLVAEKMDVADCRDAMTDGVRNSIPVALACGAVGIIVGIATLTGIALEAADAVVQLGRAIPYPTLQLLATLMLTMIASIVLGMGLPSIPTYIITSTMAAPILLNLPLFRELAGDNDTAIFIAHMFVFYFGIFANLTPPVALAAYAGAGISGGSPNATGFQAMKLAVAGFVVPYMFVFAHNMLMIDATVGNIIWVIITGTVGVLLLAVAVEGYLRRPLSAVWRLLALAGALSLIYPGLWSDVLGAVITVTLFLLAKKEGSATPIETRV; translated from the coding sequence ATGAACCCATCTGCTTCATCCCCTTCCTCACGTCCACCGGAACCGGAAGCGGTGGAAACGGATCCCGCCATCAAGGAAGCGCTGGAAAAATACGATCGCGAGAGTCTGGTCCGCGACGCCCTGCCCCGCTGGCTCCTCGCCTTTATTACCGTTGTGTGCGTCCTGCTGGCGTCCTTCCATTTGTACACGTCCTTTTCCGGGCCGCTGGTGGATATCGCCCAGCGCAGCATCCACCTTTATGTGTTGCTGGCACTGGCGTTCATTCTCTATCCGATCACCAAAAAAGGCGCCCGCAACCGGGTGCCCTGGTTCGATGCCATTCTGGTCATCGTTGCCTTTGCCATTGGCATTTATATGCTGGTGGTGACGGACCGGGTGATCACCTCGGGCGGCCGCATCAATCACGTCGATATGGCGGTGGGCGCGGTGGCGATCCTGCTGGTGCTAGATGCCACCCGCAGGGTAACCGGCTGGGGGTTACCGATCTTGGCCTCACTGTTCCTGGTCTACGGCTTCTACGCCAAACTGTCTTTCTATCCACAGATCAACGAGGCCATCCTGCTGGCCACCGGCCGGCAGATCATGTCGCACCTGGTGTTCATCACCGAAGGCCTGCTCGGCACCGCCATCGCGGTCTCCGCCAGCTACATTATTCTGTTCATTCTGTTCGGCGCTTTCCTGGTGAAATCCGGGCTGGGTCAGTTGTTCAATGATCTCGCCCTGGCCGTGGCCGGCCACACCCGGGGCGGTCCCGCCAAGGTGGCGGTACTGGCCAGCGGTTTTCTCGGTTCCATCAACGGCTCGGCCATCGCCAACGTGGTGACCACCGGCGCCTTTACCATTCCGTTGATGAAGCGAACCGGCTACAAGCCCAATTTCGCCGGCGCGGTTGAAGCCTCCGCCAGCGTCGGCGGACAGATCCTGCCACCGATCATGGGCGCCGCCGCCTTCATCATGGCGGAGGTGCTGTCGGTGCCCTACACCCAGGTGATCATGGCCGGCATCATTCCCGCCCTGCTGTTCTATCTCGGTGTGCTGTTCCAGGTGCACCTGCGCGCCATGCGCAACGGCCTGGAAGGGATTCCCCGCTCCCAACTGACACCGATCAAGGAAGTGATGCTCAAGCGCGGTCACCTGCTGGTGCCGATGGCGGTACTGATGTGGCTGCTGTTCGAAGGGCGCGCTCCGTTCTTCGCCGCGTTCTGGTCCATCGCCGCCACCGTGCTGATCTGCGGCACCCGGCGGGTGACGATCGGTGCCATGATCCTGCTCACGCTGTTGATATTCGAGCCTCAGTTGCGCGCCCTGATTCTTGGCCATTCCATTCCGTCCATGCCAACCAGCCGCTTAACGCTGTTCGCGGTCATCGCCATTCCGGTGCTGATCAACGCCGTTCGCGCCCGGCTTGGCCTGGTGGCGGAGAAGATGGATGTGGCCGACTGCCGTGACGCCATGACCGACGGCGTGCGCAATTCCATCCCCGTGGCCCTGGCCTGCGGCGCCGTGGGCATCATCGTCGGGATCGCCACCCTCACCGGCATCGCGCTGGAAGCCGCCGACGCGGTGGTGCAATTGGGACGGGCCATTCCCTACCCGACGCTGCAACTGCTGGCGACCCTGATGCTGACCATGATCGCGTCCATCGTGCTGGGCATGGGGCTGCCAAGCATCCCCACCTACATCATCACCAGCACCATGGCGGCGCCGATCCTGCTCAACCTGCCCTTGTTCCGCGAACTGGCCGGCGACAACGACACCGCCATCTTCATCGCCCACATGTTCGTCTTCTACTTCGGCATCTTCGCCAATCTGACGCCACCGGTGGCCCTGGCCGCCTACGCCGGCGCCGGCATCAGCGGCGGCTCGCCCAACGCCACCGGCTTCCAGGCGATGAAACTGGCGGTGGCCGGCTTCGTCGTGCCTTACATGTTCGTGTTCGCCCACAACATGCTGATGATCGACGCCACCGTCGGCAACATCATCTGGGTGATCATCACCGGGACGGTAGGGGTACTGCTGTTGGCGGTGGCGGTGGAAGGCTACCTGCGGCGTCCGCTGAGCGCGGTGTGGCGTCTGCTGGCGTTGGCCGGCGCGCTGTCACTGATCTATCCCGGCCTGTGGAGTGACGTGCTGGGCGCGGTGATTACGGTGACGCTGTTTTTGTTGGCGAAGAAAGAGGGTTCCGCGACGCCGATCGAGACCCGTGTCTAG